The genomic stretch CAAAAATTACAGGAAGACAGTAACAAATCTatcccatccagctccatatgCAGGGATCCCtccaaagacaaagaaaaccccatGCTTTCTGTTTGACTTGAGCCCTGTGTAAAATCATCATTCAGAAGGTTTTAACAGTACAAAGGTTTATTTAGAAAAGAGTTTGGATTgttcttcagggtttttttggcaaaCATTTAAATCCTTTCATAACTCAAAAGACTGTCAATGCCTGGTACTTTGCACTTTCTTTCCCCACATAAGCAGTAAAAGCCAATTTCTTACTGGGAGGAGCCCACCACAGGCCCCAGCTGCTCTATTTATAAATACTCAAATCTCCACCACCACTGCCACTTAATCCTTTCCTCTTGACATCTCTGCTTGATTTCCAACAAAATCACAGAGCCCATAAAAGCTCACTGCCTCCCAAACTGTATCATAGCCTATTTTCCTCTGTGGACTCCCCATGTCGCCCGTCAGGGTTCAAAGACAATCACTCCCCTCCCCGTTTACTCATCACACTCCAGCACTGCTCCTCCAGCACTGTGTCACCATTCTGTACCACGGTGAATGCCCTCAGCTTCCCCGACACTATCGCCGTACCCCACAGCATCACTCTGCGCCACCGAGGGGGCGAgccctcttccttttctctaagCCCAAACCCCAtgttctcttccctcccttctttttcAGCATAGAGCCTTCTCCTTCTCTAACTCCACTGCTGTTCAAGGTAAATCCATCCCTCCAGCTCACTGCCGGAagttcttcttcttcttcttaaaGAGAATGTGTTTAAAGGACCTGCGGAAGTCCTGGTTGAAGATAGTGTAGATGACTGGGTTGAGGGAGCTATTGCAATACCCAATCCAGAAGAAGAACTTGAAGAGAGTCTCAGGGACTTCGCATGCCTCCCGGCAAATGCCATAGAGGCTGtagctgaagaagaaagggaacCAGCAAACTACAAAGACCCCCATGACCACGGCCAGCACAAAAGTGAAGCGTTTCTCCCGGGCCTGGGTGACTTTCTTACGGCAGATGCTGCTACGCTTCCGGCGACGGCGATATGAGAAGAACTGCATGGAGCGATTGCTAGAGCGGGACAGACGGCTACTCGAGTGCTTGGAGGAATATGAGTAGGAGAAGGACTGGCTCTTGCTGCTTTTGCGGGGATGCTCCTCCCGGCTCCGCCTCCGTCTGCTCTCTGAGgtgctgctctcctccagctcaATGTCCTCCAGCTCAGAGGCTTTGCGCCAGTGGTGCACTGAATAATGTCCATTCTCTCCCAGCTGCATCCTCAGGGACGTGCAGCCGCCAGCAGCGCGGCTCAAGCCATTCTCAGTCTGCGAGGACCCCTCTGGCATCGTACGCTTCTCAGAGAGGGTCCTGGTCCTTAGCTTGGCCACACGGTAGATGCGGATATAGACCAACACCATGATGAGGCAGGGGGCAAAGAAAGAGCCAATGCAAGAAGAAAGGATGTACCATGTCTCATCATTGAGCTTGCACTGGGGAAAGCCATCTCCTTCAGGGTCCCGGTACATGGAGATCAATGGCGGGAAGGAGATGACGGCTGAAATGAGCCAGACAGTGAGGATGATGGCCTTGATCCGCCGGGGGGTCCGTTTGAGGTTGTACTCCACTGCCTGTGTGACTGACCAATACCTGTCGAGGCTGATGGCACACAGGTGGACGATGGAGGAGGTGCAGAAGAGCACATCCAGCGCCAGGTAAATGTTACACCAAGCCTTGCCGAAGTACCAGTAATTCATAAGCTCGTTGGCTAAGGAGAAAGGCATGACGAGGGTAGCCACCAGGATGTCCGCGCTGGCCAGGGACACCAGGAAGAGGTTCTGGGGGGCTCGCAGGGCCCGGCTGGTGAGCACAGCTATCACCACCAGCACGTTGCCCACGATGGTGAAGACGATGAGGAAGCCCACCACGGCCGCCAGGCTGGCCACGGCCGCCGGGGAGTAGGGGGAGGGCGGCTGCAGGAGGGCCGAGGAGGAGGGCGAGGAGGGGGGCAGCGCCAGGGACTCGTTGGGGGAGCCCAGGCTGGTgttcaccaccagcagcagatcCATGGTGGGTCTGCGGGGCGCCGGCGTCCTAGAGAGCCCCGCGgagcccccgccccgccgcgccgccccgccgccgccgccgccccgccgccctcaTCGCCCCCCGCCaaccgccccgccgcccggctcCCGACGGCGGAGCCGCCCGCCTCGCCTCGCCCCGCCGTCCCTCAGGGCAGGGCCGGGTAGCGCCGCCCCGGCGCGGCACGGAGCGCGGCAGCGCTGCCTCCGTCCGGCCCCCGGCGAGGGGGCAGCGGGGCACGGctggcccccgccgcccgcccggtcATGCCCGGCTCAAGGCAGCCCGCGGCTCCGGAGAAGACGCCGCCTGGCCAACGGGAGTCCCCGGCGGGAGCTGGATCCTCGCAGGGAGCGGGGTCCgaggcggcggcagcagcagcatccaaTCCCATGGAGAGCGGCCCCCGGCGCCCCCGCTCCGGCGGCGCGGCAGCGCGCTCTCGGCGAAGTCGCGGCTGCCCGGCGGCTCCGTCCTAGTCTTGCATCGCGCTCCCAATCGGCGGCGTGCCCCGCCGCCACGCGCATGCTCAGTCCCGCCAGGTGAAGCCGCCGCGCCCGCCTCGGCGCAACACCTCAGCGGGCGGATGAACGCCCTGGGCGCTGCCGCCGGTTCTCCCGCGCCGGGAGCGGCGGAGCCGGACTgccctctctctcctccccgggctgcggcggcggcggtggtcTCCCTCCGGGAGGGACGGTGTGCGCTACCGCGGCGCTCTCCGCCGCCCGACGCAGCCTCCGGCGGCCGGGCAGGCGTTTCTCCTCGCCGCGGCGCGGCGCCGAGGGGAAGCGGCCCTGGCGGAGGCCGCCCCGGGCGGGCAGAAGTTGCCGATGCCATGAGGAGCGGTGCCGGGCTCGCCTCCcgggagcgcggcggcggggtgGGCGCCGTCTGTGGTGCCGGCCTCGGCCGCTAGGGGGCGGCCTTGCCCGCCCGCACGAGGCGGGCGGCCGTTACCGGCCGGCGGCGCCGCGCCGCTCTCAGGGGACcgcggagggcggcggcggctcggcTTGTGTGTGGGGACAGGCAGCGGCGTTTAAGCACAGATTTAGCGTCAGTGTTCGCCCGGACAAAGCCTGCTTCTCCGCCACTGGAAGCGGCTGCGAGCCCGCTCCAGCCAGTGCTGGCCTGcgaggggagcaggggggagcTCTTAGGCGTGTTTGGCTTTAGTCTGAAAGCGGGGAAACCTCAATAATATGGGGAGAAAAGCACTGAGGAAACTTAGAGTGGTATTTTCAATGTTCGGACTTTCAGACTTTTTCTGGAAGACACATGAGCGGTTGATGTTATCGGTGGCCAGAGGTAAGCGGTGCAGAAGGAGCGAGGCTGGCTCActgctccttcccagcagagGCAGGTGGATGGAGAGTGGGGTCGTGGGGTTTCCTCACTCCCTCCCGCTTACGTGCCCGCTGTGAGGGGTCTGCGGGACACATCTTCAGAAGTCAGGGCCATTATAATGCCCCTTCAGCTGACCTTGCCCAACGTAGGGTAGAAGAACGTAGTTCAGTGTAGATCTGGTCTGTGGCGGTACGTGGTCCTGAGAAAAGCCATTGCCCTGTGCTGAAGAATATGTTCTCTCTTCCCAAGCCCCTTCCTGCACCTGCTCTCTCTACATACCCAGTCCCCAGGTGCTCGTCCTGAGATTTCCTGTGGGACTCTGTGAGATTAGGGTAACAGCAAGGTAAAGAGAACAGACATATATGCAGTGCACCTCTTCTGCGAGCCCGTCCTGTTGCCTGGATTTTAGATTGCAAGTTCTTCAGAGAAAGGACTATCCCACTGCTCTGTTGCTGCGCTTGCTTTTCTTGTGCCACGCTGCAAAGAGCCTGTGCTTATAAAATACTGGTAACAGTAGTGTAACCCAAACGACAGCATAAGGTGTGTTCGTTTCAGGTGAGCCAGAACACGTATTTATCCACAGAcagttaatttgcttttaatctaGAATAATGTATTCCTTTTATGCTGTGTGGCAATGTTACCGACTTGCGTGGGTTGGGTGCTTTTTCTCGTTGTGACACTGTAAACGATCTAGTAAAAAAGGCAGATATCTGTGGCAGAACTCACAGggcacagcagtgctggctACAGCCTGACTGGATTCCATGGCTAGTACCTAGTTTTGGAGCTGCCTAAACTCCTTCATCATCATCCTGCTGCCTTCCAAAGAGAGAAACTTGACATTCTGCCTATGGGCATTCCCATCCTGGGCAGCTGGTTCATGCCTCCCTCCTGTGCCCTAGAAATGCAGCGTACCTAGGTCTTGGGAGGGTCGTAGTCTGGCACACACGTTCTGCTTACTACTGCCAGGGTCATATTTTTTGTGATGCAAAACTGTGATTAGTGAAGGCACATATACCCAAGAGAACTTCTTTTTCACTGTATAAcgtttaaaataacaaaatacttgATGTTGTAGCAGCCCACTAGTTGAAATGGAACAACCTGGGGCTTTGGGGAGTGATAAGAGATGTACTGATTCCAGTTACCTTTTTGGTGCAACCAGCACTGGCTCTTGTGTTCTCTGTGCATTTGCCTAGGTACGTGGACTGGATTATGAAGGATTGGAAGTGAATATGCTTAGCTCTGATAGGAAGGAAAAATTCCTCTGGAGATTATGATCTAATTAATCTATTTTGCAAGCAATTTactcaagtttttttttcatttgaaaactaATTAACAAACACGTTGTGACTGCATCTAAAAGAGAAAGGACATAATGTTGAAACTAAACTTTTTCCGGTAACAGACTCTGATAggactgaaatgcagaaatcaCCTCAGCAACCAAAGTGTAACATatagaacaaaattaaatagaaatctGATGCCCCCTCAAGTCCCCCTAAATAGGCAAGCAATCTGGTAAGGGGGGCTCTTTAAAAAAGCATGCAAAGCCACAGGAAGATTAAATGAATGGAGGTTGAGGTTAATAAAGTTCAAACAGGAAGTAAATGGCacattttttaacatgaaacTTGAATAACTACTGAAGCAGCTTCCTAATATTTGTGGTCAGTTCTTCATATTTGAAAGTTTCATAATGGTATCTATGAACTGAGAGGACAAGGCACAGGAATTTCAAGTCTGACCTTTGATGTGACTTGCGTTGGGCAGAAAGCTAGAATGTGTGATCTAACTGGTTCCATCTGGGTTTAAAATATACTAAATACAAACCACACAATCACATGCGCATTTGGGATTCAGGAATTAACTGTCAAAAAAGCAGTATATAAGGTATAAGCCCCATGATACTCAATTCCCTTACTAGGGTAATTAAGAAGTCAGAATGTCCAAGTATGTCTTGAATTTGTATGAACTGATACTTGAAATAAACTTTCAGCTAATGATTTGAGGCTTCAGATTAAAAGAGTTGAAGCTTTTCAAGACTTATCTTAGCCTAAAATAAGTCAATGCAGAAGTTTCATAACAAAAGGATTGAGACAAGCAAATGTTTGAGCAGTTACTTGGCATTTCTAATGAAGAGATGCCAACAGAgatagggaaaaaattaaaaattaattgggAGTACAATATCTGTGTTGTGTTGTGGTTTCTTTAGTGCTAAAGTTGTACTGTGATGCTGAAACAATTCATTATATAACCCCGCTGAAGCCACGGAAGTAATGTTTGGATTTTCATGTATGTAATAAAGATCCGGTTTGCCTGAATAGCAGTACGTTACCCCAGCTCATGTATATAGAGGTGAATGAAGCATGGGCATAGATACAAGAAGTCTACCCTTGTGAAAATCTGCTTAGTCTACTGAGAGACAAAGGTAGGAGCAGGGTGAATGACAGCAAATAAATCAAAAGTAGTTGTGCTTTTGGAAATCAGTGGTTTGGTATAAAACATAAAGGTTAAGGTTTATAGAAACTTGACAAGATAGGTGGGcaccttgctgctttttttccttccaaaagccTGCATTTATGTTATGTTCACTCACAAAACTGGCTTCCCGATAGTTATCAGTTCCTAACCATTGGCCTTCATTTGAGCTCATGCTTGGTAGGTGTTAAGAGGCTCTCATGAAAAGAAAGAGTGGTTTAGAGCCTGGATGAGGCTTCTCTGGGCACTAAACTGGACCTAGCTTAAACTGATCCAAGCTCAGTCTTCCTGAAGTAATCCAGTAGATATTGTGCTACACCTGTCCATCTGCTGTACACTGTCACTGCTGCTCCAGTTCCCTCATCCAGCAACCCACTACAAACCTCCCATCACGGCAGGATGAGAAGATCCCACAGGAGCAGAACTATTTCTTATTGCTTGTTGTCTCTAATTCTTCTTGGTTTTTACTTGGATTCTCAAGTTGGACTGAACTTTAGTTCAGTTTGAGCTGCCAGAAGACTATTGGCCAGCTGACCAACTGTATTGGTGGTGGGTCTCTACCCACCACCTGCACCTGCATTTAAGTCTTGGGAAATCCAAAAGCTGTTACTGGGAAACTGGCCAGTGGTGGCCTCAAGAACTCAAGTCCAAACTCAGGGACAATTACCAAAGGTGACATCAACGAAGCCACTGAAGTTGGTGGAAAGATGCCCGCTGACACCCAAACCTTTAAGCTTCTGTTAGGTTCTGTGAGAACATTTGCTTTGAATAGTGCTGTCTCAAGTGCGTGCTGTGCTTGCACACACATAGatttaggaggaaaaagtgTTCTAGCTGGTTTGCACTTCCAAACATGTTTTGTCACTTCTGCTCAAGATCTGAAGAAAAACTTATGTGCCCAAAAGCTTGTCTGTTTCTTTCTCCCAAGCATATCAGATGAGTTAGTAGAAAATGCTACCTCCTCCTACAAATCTACCTCTTTATATATTATATCTTTAAGTCATCACGACTGTAACCACGCTATTAAATGCtcttcagtgcattttttttaaataatccctccctccccagaaGAACAATGTTATCAGTTACAGAGGAAATGTGCCAGCTTTCTTAATAAAGGGGATGatatttgattttcattggGAACTGggttcctttctttccccttgtgaCTTTGAAAATATGTCTTAGATAAACTAAAAGGTTTATAGGACAGCCTGATTAACTAAACATCTGGAAGTGCTCTCTAATCTCTCAAACTAAACTTTATATCAATAGGCAAAATTATGCAGTCTTATCAACCGTACAAGAAACTGTCTGCTGACAAAATGTTCTGTACAACTATATACTTTCTGAGACACGATTTGCGTTATAAATCTGCTCAGGATGCCATGATGAAACAGAACGGGTTAGCTGACGTCTCTGTAAGTAGTCAGAGAGATAAGCTGCAGTACAAACCATGTGATAGCGAACTGGGGTAAGAGGTGAAGAATAAGTAGCCTGTCCTGGATTTCTAAAGAGAGGAACTAAATATAATGAAACCAACAGTTACTTTGGAGGGAAGTTCAGGTCCTTCAAAATGTGAATATTGTTATCAAGGGAAAGGTTGTGAAATTCTGTACCATTAAAAGGACATTAACCTGCAAACTCCTAAAAGAAGCCAGGGTAAACTTTTAGTACCCATGAATGGAGCCAAATTTTCAAAAGACCTAAGTGTCAACCTGCTTCCATTGTGATGCTTATGCAGCATCTGTTCATTTTTCCTTGGCATGTGAAAATTGAACTCTTTTGCAAATCTAGGCATCAGCTGaccttttatttgaaaatgcaatTTGGACCATCTTCGTTAACTGTCCCTCacaaaaaagatttatttaaagcCTTCCATAAAATGGGAATGAACgtttggaaaaataatactACAGAAATCTTGATTTATTTGTGAATGTAATATCTAATCAGAAATATGGGAATTTAAACAGTTTTCAGAagccacttttcttttttttgtttttaaaggcaagTTTAGAACTTGAacatctttttcagtttttatttttttagtacaatgtccagagaaggagaaaaatttgATTGAAATGAGTCTGTTTGAAACTCATTCTTCTGTATAAAAGAATATTCATTGGCAGTTAAGGGATCAAGACCAAATGAAAACCagtttatttgtaattttttttccttggcgTGGAACTAAAACCTAATTGCCCTGTTGATGTTAGTATTATGCTAGAGCTAGAATCGAACAGAGAAATTTATTGGTTCAGCTCCCTAAcgcaatttttcttctttcatataTTTGTAACCCTTTTTCATGCTCTTACTGAACAGTGTCGTTGTTGGCAAGACCATGAAACAGAAGTCCAATAATGTTAGTCAGCCCTATCCTGTCTGGCTCATTTCTGTAAGTCTGTTTCACTTTTCTAACAGGATCACGCCAACCATAACTGTGTTGCAGAGAGCCATCGATTCAGCCCTTTGGAACCAAACCTGGGGCTACCACAAAAGTGTTTGTTTGATTCTCGCTATTACTGGAGAGTCATGAAAAATAGATCTGtcccctctctttcttttttaccatTTGTGCTGTTTCCATTATCTGTACTCATTTTAAGGCTTcttcatttcttatttatttagtCAGTACTTTAAATAGTCTTCACAGACACCTGTACTGATAGCTGTGCCATTTGCGCAGGGTAAGTGCATTATTTCTCTAGGACTCTGCACTGTATTTGAGATCTCCACCCCttgatttcagtgtttttttaatcacacaAGACTTCTTCACAGTAATAGGTATGGGAAGCATTTAGTTTATTGTTCTGAACTTAAATCTAGCatgcatttatttgcattttgaatgaGGTTATGCAAGTTTGTAAAAGCTTCAGCTTCTAAATAGAGAAAATTCTGTGCAGATAATTTATCACCTATGACTTGCCTATCTCTAATTTATTAATTGTAGGGCCTGTTTGGTGTAAGtgtaaaacagctttttacaTTATGTATTTTCAATTGGCTTAGTTAGGAGACAGATTTTAGTTACAAATGCCTACATCTCTGCTCTCTTCATTTATATTGAAATACCCATTTCCACAGCAATGATAAAGCAACAGAATCCATTCCAATGGATCTTAGTGAACGTGGGGAGAAGATGCAGTCTTTGTCACCAAGGTTTACCACCTCCCAGCTGCATCCACTTCCTGGCATGCTTCTGCTTAATATTTTGAATCACCATCCAAGGGATTTCAAAGGGTGGTACTACTTGCCAAGACAACCTATTATGAAATCAAACCACATGCAGTTCAGGATGTGAGGCATCTACCATCTTGTACATTGTTCTATGATGCTTTGCAGGAGGAAGATCAATCAGAGCAACTATTGCCATGTTTCCTGTGTCTGCTATGAATGACATCTTCAAAGCAGTATAGTTACCTACACCAAAGACTTTCCATGGGAACACAAGCAGATTGTATCATTTCTGCTTCACATTAAACCTTAGGGACATGTCCAAATATCatgttcttttcatttcctcatACCTATGCTATAAtgatttgaattttatttgttaatttgGCATTCTTCCATCTTTCAGAGGATACTTTAAGCTTATgaagatttaatttcttcaacACAGACATTTAGTTTTGAGATCTTTCACTAGCAAAATAAGGTGTTTTGCAGTGTCTGGGAGGTGTTCTGTCTCTCTGTTCCTTTGTTCCTTTAAGATAAGGTGAGGTTTGTGTTTTGCAGCCATTACTCCTTACTGCGTTTTCCTTGTTGTGGCTTAATATCTCCAGTAAGTCTTTAAGCAGTTTGATAAAAGGTTCTAATGTCTCCCTTCAGTGCTgccatttctgctttcagtgccTGTCTATCAACAGAGCctcttttatcctttttttgGCTGATCTTTTTACTGCTTTATCTTTATCCctatattccttttttctttgtttactttTCTGGCCTTAATGTATTGAGTAGATTTAACTTatcctgcctttttttctgtaatagcaTCCCATGTGGCATTGCTAATCCACTCTTCTTTCCTAGTTTTGATAAAGAACAATCTTGGCtgtattaatataaaatttacaAATGATTTTCCATCCTTTTTGTATAATGTCAAATACAGTTTCTGCCGTATCTGAAAGCTTATTTGAATGCTACAGTTGAAAATCATTCCTTATGTATTCATCCTTCATTTTAGAGCTGTTAATCTTtcttgcaatatttttcttattttttttcattttcatggtGGTTATGTATAATTGATGTTCATATGTCCCCAGTGTCTGTGAATTTCATCATATACAGAAAAGAGCTACCTGATTTCTAGTAATGCTATCAGAGGAGATCCAGCATTTCttcatgtatttaattttgaggGAAGAGTGCCCGCCACCAAAAAGGACAATTCAATCAAGAAGCCTTCTCACTGTTGTCAAGTGAGCCTTGGCGGTATATACACCGTATCTGTATCTGTCAAGTCACCACATCGTTGATGTCACACTGGACCTTGCTAGTAGGAGCAGTAAAAGCCCTGTATCACGTTCATTTGTTCCAGCTTAATATTAATGGTAGtcattttcacacacacacttaaAATACTGTCAAGAATTCTGATACTCTGTGttgtaatatttaatttctttgatgACCTGAGACTCTTTCCAGCTTGTATTACAGGTTGCGTAATCCAGAAAGGAGCCCAAAATTGGGAATGAGCTGGGAGTTGTGACTTCTGGCAGGCATTACCTCCTTGCTATAGCAGTATCTCTCAGTACACTTTATGCAATCCACTGGAGAATCACCTGCAGGTCAAAGACATGCGTTTGACATTTCACTGTCCACTTTGGATTTGGACTCAAGCATGTAATTCAAATTAGGTATGTCCTCTGTGTTTTGATGAATTAGGCCTTATATTTAGAAATGGCAGATCAGTAAGTATCAGTAAAAAACTCAGTGTCAGCAaagttttaaagtgaaaatggCTCATTAGAAGCAacttacaaagaagaaaaggtgtcataaaattaattcttaattCCTGTACCTCATTCTTACTCATGTTTGCTAGTAAGAAAGATGAAGCAAGGAAGAGATGGGGAGAGGAAGCAAcggaaggagagaggaaaagagggagggaggtaTGAAACCTCTACTTTCATACCCTCATCACTTCACAAAACATCTAAGGAGTATGGACTcatttgctgtggtttttctgATATTACACATTTTTCAACATCTGCAGCATGGAGTAGTTTATACTCTACGTTTGTATCTAGGCTAATGGTAATCATCAAGAACATTAAGTAAAACATGTCAAAAATTGTAGTGTACCTTTAGGAGCAAATTATCTACTGAATGTGGTGAACACAGGCTTTCCCAAATAAGAGTGGTTTAACTCACAAAAGATGCACAGCAGGAGTATCAGCAAGTACTGTAGCCTGCTATTATCTGGCACGCAAAGGAAATGTTGATTTCAAGTTCACAGAAAGTTCAGGAGATCAAAAAGTTATAACTCACTGAAATAATCAATTAGCAGTAGGAATACCATAATCAGTCAGAAACCTATGGTATCATTTAAGTTACTGCTGCTATTGGAAATGAAAGCCAGTTTAGCACAATATTTAACATTCCCTTATTTGTATTCTACCTGCTTGTCATAGCTGTGTAAGATTCAGCTAACTCTAACAATCTTTCCgtcttgaaaatgaaaacatagaAGCCATACAAATTAACTATAGGTAgtacaaagaaaaaattcatAAGGAAGAAGTGTTATTAACACTATGCAGAACCAAAATTAAACTCTTGAACTGACATCAGTCCTTAAGAATCACGAATGCCTGGTTGAGAGCTCAGTGCAGAAAAGGCCTCTACTTAGATGTGAATGTTTACATGAATATAGTGTACCAGCATAAACATTAAATACCAACACACATGCACTATTGTTATAAACAGACTAAATACCTGCAACATCTGTCAACTGCTTCTCCTCTTAAACAGATTCACATTCCTGTTCAAACACCTTTTGGTGTCTGTTGCAGAGGGACATGTGAGACACATCTGTCTCTTAACATTGCCCTCCTAGAGCTGGCCTCCCTGCAGGAGCACTCCTCAGCTCTCAGGGGAAGACACAACCATAAGTAATGATGTTGCAGAGTGCCAGGGTCAAGTGTAAGGGCTCCGAGTGTCAGTGTGGATCAGATAGATACACATTCCTATTGCACCTATTCAAGATCAATTATTCTTCAAcagttaaattatttaagtGAGTAAATATTTTGCACATTAAAGTAGGCAAGCATGCTTGATAGTGCAGAGAGTATTCTGCGAGGAAATACTAATGcagtatagattttttttctttctttttttttttttccctctcttgaTCTTTAATCATGAACACCCCAGTCAGATGTTCTGGTTCATGCTATTTATATTAAGCAATTCCAGCAGGTGCAAATCTTGGCTCATATCCACCACAATTATACAGTTAGTTTATAAGTAAAAGGTTTACAAGTAAGGCATTTCTGAAGCACCtgtgaaaacacatttaatCTTTTATGTAGTATTTGTTACCTACCATTACACATTTAGCTATTTGCCTTATTATCATTCTCCATCAATTAAGTCAGGATTTattgacaggacaagggttaatggttttaaactaaaggagggtaaatttagactggatataaggaaacaatcttttacactgagggtggtgaaacaccggcacaggctgcccagagaggtggtagatgccccatccctggaaacattcaagctcaggttggacagggctctgagcaacctgatctagctgaagatgtccctgctcactgcaggggcggttggactagatgacctctaaaggtcccttccaggccaaaccattctgtgattgtatgattctatgattctaagtcaTTGACAAGTTAGCAGTCTTGTTCCTTCTGGTACTTGATCACTTTGTTTTGACACATTTGACTATGCAGAGGCAATCCAGattctcttctgcctctgaaaAATGGAGTGAGACATATAAGAGCTATTTTACTGATGTTGATTTTCAGGATTCCTTTAGAACATGTGTTaagagggtggggaaggggttCAGAGCTCCCCCTA from Phalacrocorax aristotelis chromosome 4, bGulAri2.1, whole genome shotgun sequence encodes the following:
- the ADRA2C gene encoding alpha-2C adrenergic receptor, with product MDLLLVVNTSLGSPNESLALPPSSPSSSALLQPPSPYSPAAVASLAAVVGFLIVFTIVGNVLVVIAVLTSRALRAPQNLFLVSLASADILVATLVMPFSLANELMNYWYFGKAWCNIYLALDVLFCTSSIVHLCAISLDRYWSVTQAVEYNLKRTPRRIKAIILTVWLISAVISFPPLISMYRDPEGDGFPQCKLNDETWYILSSCIGSFFAPCLIMVLVYIRIYRVAKLRTRTLSEKRTMPEGSSQTENGLSRAAGGCTSLRMQLGENGHYSVHHWRKASELEDIELEESSTSESRRRRSREEHPRKSSKSQSFSYSYSSKHSSSRLSRSSNRSMQFFSYRRRRKRSSICRKKVTQAREKRFTFVLAVVMGVFVVCWFPFFFSYSLYGICREACEVPETLFKFFFWIGYCNSSLNPVIYTIFNQDFRRSFKHILFKKKKKNFRQ